A genomic segment from Nodularia sphaerocarpa UHCC 0038 encodes:
- a CDS encoding RluA family pseudouridine synthase produces the protein MVSYWYEGRCPASGDLLKLPRTVFVEAIARNLMQELATDAVYNQEGKMYGVLLVELPTGETQVLKAFSGLLNGCSIIEGWVPPIPGRDEVALEEAHTLAELENIKQELITLKQFRERQQCEILSYEFEQQLQQMSNFHRNSKQERDAKRQQYYQELTGEALTTALAELEEESRQQGIERRKLKAKQNGVLQPLQQLIATADKQIQSLKQRRKALSRKLQAQMHEAYSLMNFLGQSASLQKLMPAGSIPTGTGDCCAPKLLHYAANNGVKPLAMAEFWWGETSENQDKVQGEFYPACVERCQPLMGFLLSGLKYDSPTAARTNQSSLSSHLNDRGGVNLPDFSCDLENPSPNLSPARREALNFPPSLVGKGVRGLGFALAFPHNVKSQINLPIIYEDEWLIAVNKPPGLLSVPGRYRETQDSVLSRWRYWFPDDAEIMTVHRLDQETSGILLLTRVREIHRQLSQQFQQRQIHKVYEAILSGAVTVEEGVIELPLWGNPENRPYQEVNWQDGKASLTQFRVIGREGNYTRIEFIPLTGRTHQLRVHAADTRGLGMTILGDRLYGCNAVASRLHLHARELRFEHPHLDKTLHLQTETPF, from the coding sequence ATGGTTAGTTATTGGTATGAAGGGCGTTGTCCTGCAAGTGGGGATTTGTTGAAATTACCCCGCACTGTTTTTGTGGAGGCGATCGCTCGTAATTTAATGCAAGAATTAGCGACCGATGCAGTTTATAATCAGGAGGGGAAGATGTACGGTGTTTTGCTCGTTGAACTTCCAACAGGCGAAACGCAAGTTTTAAAAGCATTTTCTGGTCTTCTCAATGGTTGCAGTATAATTGAAGGTTGGGTTCCGCCCATTCCGGGACGAGATGAAGTAGCCCTAGAGGAAGCCCACACTTTAGCTGAACTAGAGAATATCAAGCAGGAACTGATTACTCTCAAGCAATTCAGAGAAAGACAGCAGTGTGAAATTCTATCTTACGAGTTTGAGCAGCAGTTGCAACAGATGAGTAATTTCCATCGCAACTCGAAGCAAGAACGCGACGCAAAACGTCAGCAATATTACCAAGAACTCACCGGGGAAGCACTAACTACTGCATTGGCAGAACTGGAAGAAGAAAGCCGTCAGCAAGGAATTGAACGCCGCAAACTTAAAGCCAAGCAGAATGGTGTGTTGCAACCTTTACAGCAATTGATTGCAACCGCAGACAAACAGATACAGTCTCTAAAACAACGGCGTAAAGCATTATCTCGCAAATTGCAGGCGCAAATGCACGAGGCTTATTCCCTAATGAATTTTTTAGGGCAATCGGCATCTTTACAAAAATTAATGCCAGCCGGTTCTATACCTACGGGTACGGGAGATTGTTGTGCGCCGAAGCTCTTGCACTATGCGGCAAATAATGGAGTTAAACCTCTAGCAATGGCGGAATTTTGGTGGGGAGAAACTTCAGAAAATCAGGACAAAGTACAGGGAGAATTTTATCCAGCCTGTGTTGAGCGTTGTCAGCCGTTAATGGGGTTTTTGCTTTCTGGCTTAAAATATGATTCCCCAACCGCAGCAAGAACAAATCAAAGCAGTTTAAGCAGCCATTTAAATGATAGAGGAGGAGTGAATTTACCTGACTTTTCATGTGATCTGGAAAACCCCTCTCCAAACCTCTCCCCTGCAAGGAGAGAGGCTTTAAATTTTCCTCCTTCCCTGGTAGGGAAGGGGGTTAGGGGGTTAGGTTTCGCGTTAGCTTTTCCACATAACGTGAAAAGTCAGATAAATTTACCAATTATTTATGAAGATGAATGGCTGATTGCTGTGAACAAACCCCCAGGGCTACTTTCCGTTCCTGGTCGTTATCGGGAAACTCAAGATAGTGTTTTGAGTCGCTGGCGTTATTGGTTTCCAGATGATGCGGAAATTATGACGGTGCATCGACTAGATCAGGAAACTTCTGGTATTTTACTACTAACGCGGGTTAGGGAAATTCATCGACAACTGAGCCAGCAATTTCAGCAACGGCAAATTCACAAGGTTTATGAAGCTATACTTTCCGGTGCTGTGACAGTGGAAGAAGGTGTAATTGAACTACCGTTATGGGGAAATCCGGAAAATCGCCCTTATCAAGAAGTAAATTGGCAAGATGGTAAAGCCAGTTTAACTCAATTTCGGGTGATAGGCAGGGAAGGGAACTATACGCGAATTGAGTTTATACCCTTAACAGGACGCACGCACCAATTGAGAGTTCATGCTGCTGATACAAGAGGACTAGGGATGACTATTTTAGGCGATCGCCTGTATGGATGCAATGCTGTAGCCAGTCGCTTACATCTACACGCCAGAGAACTACGCTTTGAACATCCCCATTTAGACAAAACCCTGCATCTACAAACAGAAACGCCATTTTAA
- a CDS encoding ribonuclease Z: MQITFLGTSSGVPTRSRNVSSIALRLPQRAELWLLDCGEGTQHQLLRSDLKMSQLSRIFITHLHGDHIFGLMGLLASCGLAGNVQRVDLYGPPGLNEYIQAATRYSHTHFSYPIKIHVVQPGIIYEDDEFTVSCSPLHHRITAFGYRIAEKDRPGRFDIEKAQALQIPPGRIYGQLKRGETVKLPDGRVINGTELCGPTEIGRKIAYCTDTIYSEGAVELAQDADVLIHEATFAHQDAELAFQRLHSTTTMAAQTALVAGAHKLIMTHFSPRYAPGNIIELKDLLHEARAIFPKTDMAYDFMAYSVPRRREAELSQINK; this comes from the coding sequence GTGCAGATAACATTTTTAGGGACAAGTTCTGGAGTACCCACGCGATCGCGCAATGTATCCAGCATAGCGCTGAGATTACCCCAAAGAGCAGAATTGTGGTTATTGGACTGTGGCGAAGGTACTCAGCATCAACTTTTGCGGAGTGACCTAAAAATGAGTCAACTATCGCGAATATTCATCACCCATCTGCACGGCGACCATATTTTTGGCTTAATGGGACTGCTTGCTAGTTGTGGGTTAGCAGGTAACGTGCAACGAGTTGATCTCTATGGACCACCAGGATTAAACGAATACATCCAAGCCGCCACACGTTACTCACACACACACTTTTCCTATCCTATAAAAATTCATGTCGTCCAACCCGGAATCATTTATGAAGATGATGAATTTACAGTTAGCTGTAGTCCTTTACATCACCGCATCACAGCATTTGGTTATCGCATAGCAGAAAAAGATCGCCCAGGACGCTTTGATATAGAAAAAGCCCAAGCCTTGCAAATTCCACCCGGTCGGATTTACGGTCAACTCAAGCGTGGTGAAACAGTAAAACTTCCCGACGGACGAGTAATTAACGGCACAGAATTATGTGGACCAACAGAAATTGGACGCAAAATAGCCTATTGTACAGATACAATATATTCCGAAGGCGCAGTAGAATTAGCACAAGATGCCGATGTCTTAATTCATGAAGCTACCTTTGCCCATCAAGATGCAGAATTAGCCTTTCAGCGATTGCATTCCACAACCACAATGGCCGCGCAAACAGCCTTAGTAGCTGGGGCGCATAAATTAATTATGACACATTTCAGTCCCCGCTATGCTCCGGGAAACATTATAGAACTCAAAGATTTACTTCATGAAGCCAGAGCAATTTTTCCCAAAACAGATATGGCTTATGATTTCATGGCTTATAGTGTACCCAGGCGACGAGAAGCAGAATTAAGTCAGATAAATAAGTAA
- the speB gene encoding agmatinase SpeB: MTIQQPDYNPSGVGEINGNIFGLPCNYESANLIVIPVPWEVTVSYGAGTAKAPQQILDASIQLDLFDFDHPDGWKQGIFMIEIPQDILEKNEYYRTLAAKIIERLAQGEALTATPDLTPVLTEINQAGEQVNQWLFTQCQAAMNKGKRVAVIGGDHSVPLGYFQALAAKYPNYGILHIDAHADLRDAYEGFEFSHASIMFNGLKIPQISKLVQVGLRDISHDEVKMIDQSDSRIIAYYDPIIKQKLYAGITWIDICREIISHLPEYVYISFDVDGLDPKLCPSTGTPVPGGLELEQTFCLCRELVKSERKIIGFDVCEVGDAEWDGNVGARIVYKLANLMDLSLEVV, encoded by the coding sequence ATGACTATTCAACAACCAGACTATAATCCCAGTGGCGTAGGTGAAATCAACGGCAACATCTTCGGTTTACCATGTAATTATGAGTCTGCAAACTTGATTGTCATTCCTGTACCCTGGGAAGTCACAGTATCTTATGGTGCTGGTACAGCCAAAGCACCGCAGCAAATACTCGATGCTTCGATTCAACTCGATTTATTCGATTTCGATCATCCTGATGGCTGGAAACAAGGAATTTTCATGATAGAAATTCCCCAAGATATTTTAGAAAAAAATGAATACTATCGCACCTTAGCAGCAAAAATTATTGAAAGACTAGCACAAGGTGAAGCACTGACAGCTACACCCGATTTAACTCCTGTACTGACAGAAATTAATCAAGCTGGTGAACAGGTGAATCAATGGTTATTTACCCAATGTCAAGCCGCAATGAACAAAGGGAAGCGTGTTGCAGTCATTGGTGGCGATCATAGTGTACCATTAGGTTACTTCCAAGCATTAGCCGCTAAGTATCCAAATTACGGAATTTTACATATTGATGCCCACGCAGATTTACGCGATGCTTATGAAGGGTTTGAGTTTTCTCATGCTTCGATTATGTTTAATGGGCTGAAAATTCCGCAGATTTCCAAGTTAGTCCAGGTAGGCTTGCGTGATATTTCTCATGATGAAGTGAAAATGATTGATCAATCAGATAGTCGAATTATCGCTTATTATGACCCAATTATCAAACAAAAGCTTTACGCTGGTATTACTTGGATTGATATCTGCCGAGAAATTATCAGTCATTTACCAGAGTACGTTTATATTAGCTTTGATGTAGATGGACTTGATCCGAAACTTTGCCCCAGTACGGGTACTCCTGTTCCTGGTGGGTTAGAATTAGAGCAAACTTTTTGTTTATGTCGGGAATTGGTAAAGAGCGAACGCAAAATTATCGGTTTTGATGTATGCGAAGTCGGCGATGCTGAGTGGGATGGTAATGTCGGGGCGCGAATTGTTTATAAACTAGCGAATTTAATGGATTTATCCTTAGAGGTTGTTTAA
- a CDS encoding GumC family protein — protein MNQKQLVHHSSLNPVDVRRLPKILLRRRFLCLGVSCILMSIAGLLAVNTKPNYQSSMQILVNSNLYEGVRLNNLPLAGNSQLTEPNLPVFDDSAQMKLMVSSKLIQKAVDILQTHYPDMTVEDIKGNNNNNQKSPLVVNQLEGRTGVKQVPSQVFEVSFHHDDPVKTQRVLQALRKVYQDYNREQQQERLNKGLTFVSTRLPQIKKEVNQAEKNLEDFRRKHNILDPQVQSKILLESLANIQKQRQTSRAQIKDVQARYNNLEQKIADLSQNAQITSSLNQSTRYQLLLNEVQKTELAIAREQMRYTDESPIVKTLKQQYQSQQKLLQQEMKKLLGDKAINTSNTRNLLLIQGQTTEVDPILVQEFIQAQTILQGLIAHENSLSESEKRLSSQLSKYPRLIAEYNRLLPAVETQRKILEQLLQTQQYLGLKISQGGFDWQVLEEPALGTSTSNRRSILLLGGIVVSPILGIAIALAWGMFNYTIYSVQELQKLTKLRFLGAVPKLAPRGLKKRLPFWFWQKRQNLAPSLVETSTWLPCHESLDIVYQNIQIFQHPYSFKSLMLTSALSREGKTTLALGLAASAARMHRRILLIDANLRDPHLHKNLQLSNDWGLSLLLVDETNTQVQDYIQPIHPSIDILTAGPTPEDTINLLSSQRMQELIELFEQSYDLVLIDAPPILGTVDARILASFCDGIVMVGRIGHITPNELTQTTEILSTLNLVGIIANDVSRE, from the coding sequence ATGAATCAAAAGCAACTGGTTCATCACTCTTCACTAAACCCAGTTGATGTCAGACGACTACCTAAAATTTTGCTTCGTCGGCGCTTTTTGTGCTTAGGTGTTTCCTGCATCTTGATGTCAATTGCTGGCCTCTTGGCTGTCAATACCAAACCGAATTACCAAAGCTCGATGCAGATACTGGTAAATTCCAATTTATATGAAGGTGTGAGGTTAAATAATCTCCCATTAGCTGGAAATAGTCAATTAACTGAACCCAACCTCCCAGTATTTGACGACAGCGCTCAGATGAAACTGATGGTAAGTTCTAAGCTGATACAGAAAGCTGTAGATATCCTTCAGACTCATTATCCAGATATGACAGTAGAAGATATCAAGGGTAATAATAACAACAATCAAAAATCCCCTTTGGTAGTCAACCAATTAGAAGGTAGGACAGGAGTTAAGCAAGTTCCTAGTCAAGTATTTGAAGTTTCCTTTCATCATGATGATCCGGTTAAAACACAAAGAGTATTGCAAGCCTTACGAAAAGTTTATCAAGACTACAATAGAGAACAACAACAAGAACGACTAAATAAAGGACTGACTTTTGTTAGCACTCGCTTACCCCAGATCAAAAAAGAGGTAAATCAAGCCGAAAAAAACTTAGAAGACTTTCGCAGGAAGCATAATATACTCGATCCGCAAGTACAAAGTAAAATCTTGCTAGAATCTCTAGCCAACATTCAAAAACAGCGACAAACCAGCCGCGCACAGATCAAAGATGTACAAGCTCGGTACAATAATTTAGAACAAAAAATAGCTGATTTATCCCAGAACGCACAAATTACTTCTAGTTTAAATCAGTCAACTCGTTACCAATTGCTATTGAATGAAGTTCAAAAGACTGAATTAGCGATCGCCAGGGAACAAATGCGCTACACAGACGAGTCACCAATAGTCAAAACTCTGAAGCAGCAATACCAGAGTCAACAAAAGCTATTACAGCAAGAAATGAAAAAATTGCTCGGTGATAAAGCTATAAATACTAGTAATACCAGAAACTTACTATTGATACAAGGGCAAACAACAGAAGTTGACCCAATCCTAGTGCAAGAGTTTATTCAGGCGCAAACCATTCTTCAAGGACTCATTGCTCATGAAAATAGTCTATCTGAGTCAGAAAAGCGGTTGAGTTCGCAACTGAGCAAATATCCCCGCCTCATAGCTGAGTACAACCGCTTACTACCAGCAGTAGAAACTCAACGCAAAATACTTGAGCAATTACTTCAAACACAACAATATTTGGGATTAAAAATTTCTCAGGGAGGGTTTGATTGGCAAGTATTAGAAGAACCAGCCTTGGGAACTTCTACCAGTAACCGCAGATCAATACTTTTACTGGGAGGAATTGTAGTTAGCCCCATTTTAGGTATAGCGATCGCCCTAGCTTGGGGAATGTTTAATTACACTATTTATTCAGTACAAGAATTACAGAAGCTAACCAAACTCCGATTCCTGGGAGCAGTACCAAAACTAGCTCCGCGTGGTCTCAAAAAGCGTTTACCCTTCTGGTTTTGGCAGAAACGGCAAAACTTAGCTCCTTCCTTGGTAGAAACTAGCACTTGGTTACCTTGCCACGAAAGCTTGGATATAGTCTACCAAAATATTCAAATATTCCAGCATCCTTACTCTTTCAAGTCCCTAATGTTAACTTCGGCACTATCTAGAGAAGGTAAAACAACCTTGGCCCTGGGGCTAGCGGCTAGCGCGGCTCGGATGCATCGGCGGATACTATTGATTGATGCTAACCTGCGAGATCCTCATCTACACAAAAACTTGCAACTATCTAATGACTGGGGACTATCTCTGTTATTAGTCGATGAAACAAATACCCAAGTTCAAGATTATATCCAGCCGATTCACCCTTCCATTGATATTTTGACTGCTGGTCCTACACCAGAAGACACAATCAACCTGCTAAGTTCTCAACGAATGCAAGAACTGATAGAGTTGTTTGAGCAAAGCTATGATCTAGTGCTAATAGATGCTCCGCCCATTTTAGGCACAGTGGATGCCAGAATTTTGGCATCATTTTGTGATGGAATTGTGATGGTAGGGCGCATTGGTCATATCACCCCCAATGAATTGACACAAACTACAGAAATTTTAAGCACTTTGAATTTAGTGGGAATTATTGCTAATGATGTGAGCAGGGAGTAG
- a CDS encoding M90 family metallopeptidase, with amino-acid sequence MVAIISVFMIIGLIVIGILASPILIKQRRNRVKRRPFPPLWTAIIENHLPIYLQLSPDERRRLQGHIQIFLAEKQFIGCGGLQVTEEMKLTIAAVACLLLLNERGKYFPQLRTILIYPGTYFVNQTVATGNYVVQERREARLGESWTQDQVILSWEQVEQDTGNWKDGHNVVLHEFAHQLDQEDGTANGVPILPRNSDYAVWAQVMTAEYKQLCHDIPRKVKTVMDGYGTINPAEFFAVATETFYEKPRQLRQHHPALYEQLQRYYQLDPVQWT; translated from the coding sequence ATGGTTGCTATAATTTCTGTTTTTATGATCATTGGGCTGATAGTGATTGGTATTTTAGCCAGTCCTATCCTGATAAAACAGCGCCGCAATCGTGTTAAACGCCGTCCTTTCCCTCCACTGTGGACTGCTATCATTGAAAATCATCTGCCTATTTATCTTCAGCTTTCACCTGATGAACGTCGCAGGCTTCAAGGACATATTCAAATATTTTTAGCAGAAAAGCAATTTATTGGCTGTGGCGGTTTGCAAGTAACAGAAGAAATGAAGTTAACTATTGCGGCTGTGGCTTGTTTACTTTTACTCAATGAGCGAGGAAAATATTTCCCTCAACTGCGTACTATTTTAATTTATCCCGGCACATATTTTGTGAATCAAACCGTAGCTACGGGCAATTATGTAGTCCAAGAAAGACGCGAGGCTAGATTGGGTGAATCATGGACTCAAGACCAAGTTATACTATCTTGGGAACAGGTTGAACAAGATACTGGTAACTGGAAGGATGGACATAATGTTGTCCTACACGAATTTGCCCATCAGTTAGATCAAGAGGATGGAACAGCTAATGGTGTACCTATTTTGCCGCGAAACTCAGATTATGCTGTGTGGGCGCAGGTGATGACAGCCGAATATAAACAACTTTGTCATGATATTCCCAGAAAAGTTAAAACTGTCATGGATGGTTATGGTACAATTAATCCGGCTGAGTTTTTTGCTGTGGCTACTGAAACGTTCTATGAAAAACCTCGTCAGCTACGACAGCACCATCCAGCACTGTATGAGCAATTACAAAGGTATTATCAACTAGATCCTGTGCAATGGACTTAA
- a CDS encoding type I restriction enzyme HsdR N-terminal domain-containing protein, translating into MTQTAAITEAITTLLDAESRFGFIRVEDEQFFREWCEELPEITAEEKASVDVLRRRYLYHRAGGDLLEGTVMLLLVSPILALAGFYDPPFRIKAESSVALVLNDSEEILRGRIDVLVLQDLFWVMVLESKKTTLSVWSAVPQALAYLMANPNPHQPVFGMVTNGDDILFIKVTQTNVPQYDMSRIFAPFASARELYAVVQILKRIGEVISRVS; encoded by the coding sequence ATGACACAGACGGCAGCAATTACAGAAGCAATTACTACTCTATTGGATGCAGAAAGTCGATTTGGTTTCATCCGTGTTGAAGATGAGCAGTTTTTTCGAGAGTGGTGTGAGGAATTACCGGAAATTACGGCAGAAGAAAAAGCCTCTGTGGATGTGTTGCGGCGCAGGTATCTTTATCACCGTGCTGGTGGTGATTTACTAGAAGGAACAGTCATGTTGTTGCTGGTGTCACCAATTCTGGCGCTAGCAGGATTTTATGATCCTCCTTTCAGAATTAAAGCAGAATCTTCGGTTGCTTTGGTGCTAAATGATAGCGAGGAGATACTGCGCGGACGAATTGACGTTTTAGTGCTGCAAGACCTGTTCTGGGTTATGGTGTTAGAGTCGAAAAAAACTACGCTGTCGGTTTGGTCGGCTGTACCACAAGCTTTAGCTTATTTGATGGCGAACCCTAACCCTCATCAACCTGTGTTTGGGATGGTGACGAATGGGGATGATATTTTATTTATTAAAGTGACGCAAACAAATGTGCCACAGTATGATATGTCAAGGATATTTGCACCGTTTGCATCCGCGAGAGAATTATACGCTGTTGTGCAAATTCTCAAGCGTATTGGTGAGGTGATTTCTAGAGTTTCATGA
- a CDS encoding RpoD/SigA family RNA polymerase sigma factor has product MSSLSPDMVRIYLQEIGRYPMLTADQEIAYGRQVQQMMEIEQRKDELTQQLHREPTMVELAVDVDKSETEIAQIQKVGQRAKQKMVTANLRLVVSIAKKYQKRNLEFLDLLQEGAIGLQRGVEKFDPNRGYKLSTYVYWWITQSITRAIAEKSRTVRLPIHITEQLNKIKKVQRELFQKLGRSPSIAEIAETLGLEPSQIRDFLSTSRQPISLDVKVGDNQDTELNELLPDGGISPNEHITQELLRQDMNNLLASLKPTQREVLILRFGLENDQELTLAQIGDKLNVSRERVRQIQQQAITVLRRQQPEIGQYLFS; this is encoded by the coding sequence ATGTCCAGCCTGAGTCCAGACATGGTTCGTATCTATTTGCAAGAGATTGGTCGTTACCCAATGCTGACCGCAGACCAAGAAATTGCTTATGGCCGGCAGGTACAGCAGATGATGGAAATTGAGCAAAGAAAAGATGAATTGACTCAACAACTACATCGAGAGCCAACAATGGTCGAATTAGCTGTTGATGTTGACAAAAGTGAAACTGAAATAGCTCAAATTCAAAAAGTTGGTCAACGAGCCAAACAAAAAATGGTGACAGCAAACCTGCGTTTGGTGGTTTCCATTGCCAAAAAGTATCAGAAGCGCAATCTAGAATTCTTGGATTTGCTGCAAGAAGGGGCGATAGGGTTACAAAGGGGTGTGGAGAAATTTGACCCCAATCGCGGCTACAAGTTATCAACTTATGTATACTGGTGGATCACTCAGTCGATTACACGAGCGATCGCCGAAAAATCCCGTACTGTACGCTTGCCAATTCATATCACCGAACAACTCAACAAAATCAAGAAGGTACAGCGAGAACTATTTCAGAAACTGGGTCGCAGTCCTAGTATTGCAGAAATTGCTGAAACTTTAGGCTTAGAACCAAGCCAGATTAGGGATTTTCTCAGCACCTCTCGTCAGCCAATTTCTCTAGATGTCAAGGTCGGAGATAACCAAGATACAGAACTTAATGAACTTTTACCAGATGGGGGCATATCTCCGAACGAGCATATCACCCAAGAACTTCTGCGCCAAGATATGAATAATTTATTAGCATCACTAAAACCAACCCAGCGTGAAGTATTAATTTTGCGCTTTGGATTAGAGAACGATCAAGAACTGACTTTAGCTCAGATTGGCGACAAGTTGAATGTCAGTCGAGAACGAGTTCGCCAAATCCAGCAGCAAGCAATCACTGTTTTACGTCGTCAACAACCTGAAATTGGACAATATTTATTTTCTTGA
- a CDS encoding SpoIID/LytB domain-containing protein, whose protein sequence is MKFQLLLGSLFSQIKVRHWWIGIFLWMALVAPAQASVILRVAIQRGVNQVKVGSSTTAVVKDSTGRTLGQLPAMSSFNAQTIPGGVALDRWQSGLFWIEPTGDGFVYIGDRWYRGRTLVVPTDKGLDAVNWVDLEEYLYSVIGGEMDSGWPQEALKAQAIAARTYALYKRNEQRNNPTYDLGASPDRWQIYKGVISESPTIYSAVDSTAGKVLTHNNQIILSVFHACSGGHTENVEDVWGNPLAYLRAVQDYDQNISACNWERSFSPNEISSRISGVGNVTEMIAEAHSPFRSVKTLRIVGDKGTRVLKGEEVRTALKLRSTRFNITKGANGSFVLQGLGFGHGLGMSQWGAYNLARQGANHLQILGHYYQGVALTPIQTK, encoded by the coding sequence ATGAAATTTCAACTGTTATTAGGCTCTTTATTTTCCCAGATCAAAGTACGTCATTGGTGGATAGGTATCTTCTTGTGGATGGCTTTAGTAGCCCCAGCTCAAGCATCTGTAATCCTGCGCGTGGCAATTCAGAGGGGAGTGAATCAGGTTAAAGTTGGTAGTTCCACAACTGCGGTTGTTAAGGATAGTACGGGTCGTACTCTCGGACAATTGCCGGCTATGAGTTCATTTAATGCCCAAACTATCCCCGGTGGTGTGGCTCTGGATAGATGGCAATCTGGTTTATTCTGGATTGAACCCACAGGTGATGGATTTGTTTATATTGGCGATCGCTGGTATCGTGGCAGAACGCTGGTTGTCCCTACAGATAAAGGTTTAGATGCCGTTAACTGGGTTGATTTAGAAGAATATCTTTACAGTGTCATCGGTGGCGAAATGGATTCTGGATGGCCCCAGGAGGCTCTCAAAGCTCAGGCGATCGCAGCTCGTACCTATGCCCTCTACAAGCGCAACGAACAGCGCAACAACCCCACCTACGACTTAGGGGCTAGTCCAGACCGGTGGCAAATTTATAAAGGAGTCATCAGCGAATCACCCACTATTTACTCCGCAGTAGATTCCACAGCCGGAAAAGTATTAACACATAACAACCAGATTATTCTCTCAGTTTTCCACGCTTGTTCCGGGGGACACACTGAAAATGTCGAAGATGTTTGGGGAAATCCCCTCGCTTACCTGCGTGCTGTTCAAGACTACGATCAAAATATCAGCGCCTGTAACTGGGAGAGAAGCTTTTCCCCCAATGAAATTAGCTCCAGAATTTCTGGTGTAGGCAATGTTACAGAAATGATTGCAGAAGCCCACTCGCCTTTCCGTAGTGTTAAAACCTTAAGAATTGTCGGTGACAAGGGTACAAGGGTCTTAAAAGGCGAAGAAGTCCGGACTGCACTCAAACTTAGAAGTACTCGCTTTAATATCACTAAAGGCGCAAATGGCAGTTTTGTACTACAAGGTTTAGGCTTCGGTCATGGCTTAGGAATGAGCCAGTGGGGAGCGTATAATCTAGCTCGACAGGGAGCAAACCACCTGCAAATTTTAGGACATTACTACCAAGGAGTAGCCCTCACACCAATTCAAACCAAGTAA
- a CDS encoding thiol-disulfide oxidoreductase DCC family protein codes for MSLANQVAAPTWKIKLLYDGECPLCVREVNFLRKRDAGRGMVAFVDIADDDYTPEEHGGVDFETAMGRIHAVLPDGTLVKNVEVFRRIYETLGMGWIYAITKLPVFGAIADFIYGIWADWRLSLTGRPNLTTILNQRQQKIECNTEGRCRID; via the coding sequence ATGTCTTTAGCTAATCAGGTTGCTGCACCTACATGGAAAATTAAGCTGCTATATGACGGTGAGTGTCCTTTGTGTGTGCGTGAAGTTAACTTTTTGCGAAAACGGGATGCTGGTCGCGGTATGGTGGCTTTTGTGGATATTGCCGATGATGATTATACGCCTGAAGAACATGGAGGGGTTGACTTTGAAACGGCTATGGGGCGCATTCATGCGGTGTTACCAGATGGGACGCTTGTGAAAAATGTTGAGGTTTTTCGTCGCATTTATGAAACCCTGGGAATGGGTTGGATTTATGCCATAACTAAGTTACCAGTTTTTGGGGCGATCGCTGATTTTATTTATGGCATTTGGGCTGACTGGCGACTCTCTCTCACAGGAAGACCGAATTTAACAACTATTCTTAACCAACGTCAGCAGAAAATTGAGTGTAATACTGAGGGGCGTTGTCGCATTGATTAA